agataagatattaaaaaggcAGCCAAGAGCTCTCCTCCTTACAGAGCTTTTTCTCCACGAAACACAACACTCACTTACCTTGGTATCTACACAATAACAACAGACAAAATGGCCATTACAAGTGCTATCAGCGATCTCCTCAGCTCCATCTACGAGCTTCTCGCCTCAATCTTCAACACCGTCTACTCCGTCATCCACTCCATTCTCACCGCTATCCTCGGCTTCGTCCAgggcttcttcaacctcatcggCGATGTCGTCTCCGGCCTTGTCGAGGTCACCGGTGGCGTGGGCAAGTTTGTAGCCAGTGAGATTTCTCCTCCATATTCCTATCATTTTTGCCTGCTGACGATGATATAGGCAACGCTGCTATCCTCGCTATCGGTGCCCTCGGTGCTTTCGCGTACGTGAGGTACACTGCCCAGGGACGAGCTGTTGCGAACAAGAAGACTCAGTAAAtactttgatgatgaaacgGTCTTGGGAGGTTTGCTTGGTGATGGATACACACGATACCCTGATGCACGGTGGTGAGGACctggttggtgttgaga
The window above is part of the Fusarium musae strain F31 chromosome 6, whole genome shotgun sequence genome. Proteins encoded here:
- a CDS encoding hypothetical protein (EggNog:ENOG41): MAITSAISDLLSSIYELLASIFNTVYSVIHSILTAILGFVQGFFNLIGDVVSGLVEVTGGVGKFVASNAAILAIGALGAFAYVRYTAQGRAVANKKTQ